A genomic stretch from Anaerohalosphaeraceae bacterium includes:
- a CDS encoding ComEC/Rec2 family competence protein, which translates to MKNQRSQADPIRLEIEALQNQLQEKRPFAEQILQSGPLLPVAVGFMTGLVLQNYTNLPLLLWLSILSVLAGGTLCIGKIRGQIRRLQVLFLSAGLAAAAAGAVRLKLFQIPSPPDIRRKMASAASLATLEGMILTEPHIEDRRQWVFAKYQWTPPSTSFLLAVEKALTTDGWQRACGTLAVSVNQPVRTLSAGERIRFHCTLQKLPPPDNPGMVDYGKTLAAQGIFLTAEIPGPEAIERMPWDKKGRQLAGIQQFRSRIAQSLRAWGGDYEEFSSLPDALLLGKRSGLNTTIQTAFRNTGLAHFISLSGMHVGILAGIFWQAGRVFGISKRFRAALCMLLLLAYALLVPPRAPTLRAVVFAQFFLLSVLLGQQPRPLNTLSLTAVVLLMFRPMDLFTAGWQLSYASVAGILFFYEPIFFNLFRLCLKIPFYPALSESFVGSSVCVLLESVLKLLSVGYAAWLGGAGILLYHFSSFTPLSALWTVLLFPLVFLVLLTGFLKILLLPLLPTAAAVCSVPLDRVSDAFCFLTIKIADANILSFQIGRVGLYVVLLYYVWLAFVRGLSAGTKWKSALLWTGTALLLLLPAAVRFSRLLSTDFKLTCLSVGHGLAIVGQCPGGQTFLFDTGSITRKNPGSRIVVPFLLQ; encoded by the coding sequence GTGAAAAACCAACGGTCTCAGGCCGACCCGATACGGCTTGAAATAGAGGCCCTTCAGAACCAGCTGCAAGAAAAACGCCCTTTTGCAGAGCAAATCCTTCAATCCGGTCCGCTCCTTCCGGTTGCCGTCGGTTTTATGACAGGGCTGGTTCTTCAGAACTATACCAATCTGCCTTTACTCCTTTGGCTTTCTATTTTGTCTGTCCTTGCGGGGGGTACGCTGTGTATCGGAAAAATCCGAGGGCAAATCCGCCGGCTTCAGGTCCTTTTCCTGTCAGCCGGTTTGGCTGCTGCGGCAGCCGGCGCGGTTCGGCTGAAACTTTTCCAGATTCCATCTCCGCCGGACATCCGCCGCAAAATGGCATCCGCTGCCTCCTTGGCGACTTTGGAAGGAATGATCCTGACTGAACCCCACATCGAAGACCGCAGGCAATGGGTGTTTGCCAAATATCAGTGGACACCGCCGTCTACATCATTCCTTTTGGCTGTCGAAAAAGCCCTCACTACGGACGGCTGGCAGCGGGCGTGCGGCACCCTCGCCGTCTCCGTCAATCAGCCCGTCCGTACGCTCTCGGCAGGTGAGCGGATTCGATTTCACTGTACGCTTCAAAAACTGCCTCCGCCTGACAATCCCGGAATGGTTGATTATGGAAAAACGCTGGCCGCCCAGGGAATTTTTCTGACCGCAGAAATTCCAGGTCCGGAAGCAATCGAAAGAATGCCGTGGGACAAGAAGGGACGTCAGCTCGCCGGAATTCAGCAGTTCCGCAGCCGGATAGCTCAATCTCTCCGCGCATGGGGAGGGGACTATGAAGAATTTTCCTCCCTGCCCGATGCCTTGCTGCTTGGAAAACGCTCCGGCCTCAACACGACAATTCAGACGGCCTTTCGCAACACCGGCCTGGCCCACTTTATCAGTCTGTCGGGAATGCATGTAGGGATACTGGCCGGTATTTTCTGGCAGGCGGGGCGGGTCTTCGGAATCAGCAAACGCTTCCGTGCCGCGCTGTGTATGCTCCTGCTTCTGGCCTATGCCCTGCTTGTTCCGCCGCGTGCCCCGACGCTTCGGGCGGTTGTTTTTGCTCAGTTTTTCCTTCTGTCCGTGCTGCTCGGTCAGCAACCGCGTCCGCTGAACACCCTGTCTTTGACGGCGGTTGTTCTTCTGATGTTTCGTCCAATGGACCTCTTTACCGCCGGCTGGCAGCTCTCCTATGCTTCCGTGGCCGGCATCCTCTTTTTCTATGAACCGATTTTCTTCAACCTGTTTCGTCTGTGTCTGAAAATCCCCTTTTATCCGGCCCTGTCGGAGTCTTTTGTCGGCTCATCTGTCTGTGTGCTGTTGGAATCCGTCCTGAAACTTCTGTCCGTCGGTTATGCTGCCTGGCTGGGCGGAGCCGGCATTCTCCTGTACCACTTCAGCTCGTTCACACCCCTTTCGGCTCTTTGGACGGTTCTGCTGTTCCCGCTGGTCTTTCTGGTTCTGCTGACCGGTTTTCTGAAAATTCTCCTTCTGCCGCTGCTGCCGACGGCAGCGGCCGTTTGCAGTGTCCCGCTGGACAGAGTCAGTGATGCATTTTGTTTTCTGACTATCAAGATTGCAGACGCAAACATCCTTTCCTTCCAAATAGGCCGTGTCGGACTTTACGTCGTTTTGCTTTACTACGTGTGGCTGGCCTTCGTTCGAGGGCTTTCGGCCGGAACAAAGTGGAAATCTGCTCTTCTCTGGACGGGTACAGCCCTGCTCCTGCTGCTGCCTGCTGCGGTTCGTTTCAGCCGGCTCCTTTCAACCGATTTCAAACTGACCTGTTTGTCAGTCGGTCACGGTCTGGCCATTGTGGGGCAATGCCCAGGCGGACAAACCTTCCTGTTCGACACCGGCTCCATTACACGGAAAAATCCCGGCAGCCGAATTGTTGTTCCCTTTCTTTTACAGTAG
- a CDS encoding MBL fold metallo-hydrolase — MDAVVLSHGDLDHYNGLPEILSSIQTKAVYVNPGLLERAERSRAAALMKNILTQENLLHPSMELPSSLGAVRLHRLWPTPSVLEDPSVSDNNKSEVLLLEYAGRTVLLCGDIEEAAQRQLGLLYPNLKVDVLLLPHHGSGRNNLPGWIRQLQPSVRLVSCASRRLPSVLTLDDTAADFYTPGDGAVTITIKADGTLSAVGFLKP, encoded by the coding sequence ATTGATGCCGTTGTCCTCAGCCACGGGGATTTGGACCACTACAACGGCCTGCCGGAAATTCTCTCCTCCATCCAGACCAAAGCAGTCTATGTCAATCCGGGGCTCCTCGAGCGGGCGGAACGTTCACGTGCTGCGGCCTTAATGAAAAACATTCTTACTCAAGAAAACCTTCTGCATCCGTCGATGGAACTGCCGTCCTCTTTGGGGGCCGTCCGGCTGCACCGCCTTTGGCCGACCCCCTCTGTCCTCGAAGACCCCTCTGTATCCGACAACAACAAATCCGAAGTGCTTCTGCTCGAATATGCCGGACGCACCGTTCTGCTCTGCGGCGACATTGAAGAAGCCGCTCAGCGGCAGCTCGGCCTGCTTTATCCGAACCTGAAAGTCGATGTCCTGCTGCTGCCTCATCACGGTTCCGGACGGAACAATCTGCCCGGCTGGATTCGTCAGCTTCAGCCGTCTGTCCGTCTGGTCAGCTGTGCATCGAGGCGTCTGCCTTCCGTCTTGACTCTCGATGACACGGCTGCCGACTTTTATACCCCCGGCGATGGAGCCGTGACCATTACAATAAAAGCCGACGGCACGCTCAGCGCCGTCGGCTTTCTCAAACCATAA
- a CDS encoding OmpA family protein has translation MAKKTALLRVVLMTAAVSFLSGCTNWEKKYKALEVEHQNLKGLYENCVASLDSSSAKQAELSQQLSQSQTTIEELQKQISQKKATPASATGFQVGEVSVDEKAGTITVTLENTILFAPGSAKLKGATSAELDHIYNVIRERYSGRQIDVVGHTDSDPIRKTKNLWQDNWDLSAGRALTVLRYLVNKGIPPQQIRGVACGESRPVASNATAAGKAKNRRVEIVVHMR, from the coding sequence ATGGCAAAGAAAACAGCATTGTTGAGGGTGGTTTTGATGACGGCGGCGGTCTCTTTTCTGAGCGGCTGCACAAACTGGGAAAAGAAATACAAAGCACTGGAAGTAGAACATCAGAATCTCAAGGGGCTTTATGAAAACTGCGTGGCCTCTCTGGACAGTTCCTCCGCCAAGCAGGCCGAATTAAGCCAGCAGCTCAGCCAGAGCCAGACAACCATAGAAGAATTGCAGAAGCAGATTTCCCAGAAGAAAGCGACTCCGGCATCGGCTACCGGTTTTCAGGTAGGGGAAGTCTCGGTGGATGAAAAAGCGGGGACGATTACGGTTACCCTCGAGAATACCATTCTCTTTGCTCCGGGCAGCGCGAAGCTGAAAGGGGCAACGAGTGCTGAACTGGACCATATTTACAATGTCATTCGCGAGCGGTATTCGGGCCGGCAGATCGATGTCGTCGGACATACGGATTCTGACCCGATTCGCAAGACGAAAAATCTCTGGCAGGATAACTGGGATTTGTCGGCAGGCCGTGCTTTGACGGTTCTTCGGTATCTGGTCAACAAAGGCATCCCGCCGCAGCAAATCCGCGGGGTCGCCTGCGGCGAGAGCCGGCCGGTAGCGTCCAATGCTACGGCCGCGGGCAAGGCCAAGAACCGCCGGGTTGAAATTGTGGTGCATATGCGGTAA
- a CDS encoding beta-ketoacyl-[acyl-carrier-protein] synthase family protein has translation MKERVVITGMGLVCPLGNDVASTWEGLITGRNGMNYTTLFDASTYPTTFDAEVKNFDLNKVLKYPQRHRHCNRGSSFALGAAQEACRQAGIETETDTPADGIDRRRMGIYLGAGEGAMDSDAFFTAIVKAWNSQTQQMDWAVWTDTTFAMMSAEHELEQETNMPAAHLAVLTGARGIIRSCLTACAASTQAVGEAAMLIRQGKADIMIAGGAHSMIHPLGVMGFNRLTALSTRNDSPWTASRPFTASRDGFVLGEGGAIVILESLSSAQKRGANILAEVIGFGSSSDAFRVTDMHEEARGAVQAMRAALQDAGIGIEDIDYISTHGTGTAENDSIETLAIKKVFGPRAYQIPCSSPKSQFGHLIGATGCAELITCVMAIQTQTLPPTMNLHDPDPALDLDYVPNQPRKARVETVLKESFGFGGQNNVLVIRRFGP, from the coding sequence ATGAAGGAACGGGTGGTCATTACAGGAATGGGACTTGTTTGTCCGTTAGGCAACGATGTCGCCTCCACATGGGAAGGCCTGATAACCGGCCGGAACGGAATGAATTATACCACGCTCTTTGATGCCTCCACGTATCCGACGACCTTTGATGCAGAAGTCAAAAATTTTGACCTGAATAAGGTTTTGAAATATCCGCAGCGTCATCGGCACTGCAACCGCGGCAGCTCGTTTGCTCTGGGCGCCGCTCAGGAAGCGTGTCGGCAGGCCGGTATCGAGACCGAAACGGACACCCCCGCCGACGGGATTGACCGGCGGCGTATGGGCATTTATCTGGGCGCCGGCGAAGGGGCCATGGACAGCGACGCCTTCTTCACCGCCATTGTCAAGGCCTGGAACAGCCAAACCCAGCAAATGGACTGGGCTGTCTGGACGGATACCACCTTTGCGATGATGTCGGCTGAACACGAACTGGAGCAGGAAACGAACATGCCCGCCGCTCACCTGGCCGTTCTGACGGGAGCCCGCGGAATCATCCGCAGCTGTCTGACGGCCTGTGCCGCCAGTACGCAGGCCGTCGGCGAGGCCGCTATGCTGATTCGGCAGGGGAAAGCGGATATTATGATTGCCGGCGGGGCCCATTCGATGATTCATCCGCTCGGTGTGATGGGCTTTAATCGGCTGACCGCCCTGTCCACTCGAAACGACAGCCCGTGGACAGCTTCACGTCCCTTCACCGCCAGCCGAGACGGTTTTGTTCTCGGCGAGGGCGGAGCGATTGTCATTCTCGAATCCTTATCCTCCGCTCAAAAACGCGGGGCAAACATTCTGGCCGAAGTGATCGGCTTCGGCAGCAGCAGCGATGCCTTTCGGGTCACGGATATGCATGAAGAGGCGCGCGGGGCTGTGCAGGCCATGCGGGCCGCCCTGCAGGATGCGGGCATCGGCATCGAAGACATCGACTACATCAGCACACACGGCACCGGCACCGCCGAAAACGACTCCATCGAGACGCTGGCCATCAAGAAAGTCTTCGGGCCGCGCGCCTACCAAATCCCCTGCAGCAGCCCCAAAAGCCAGTTCGGCCATCTCATCGGCGCCACCGGCTGTGCGGAACTGATTACCTGCGTGATGGCCATCCAGACCCAAACCCTGCCGCCCACGATGAATCTTCACGATCCGGACCCGGCGCTGGACCTGGACTATGTGCCCAATCAGCCCCGAAAAGCCAGGGTCGAGACGGTTCTGAAAGAATCCTTTGGATTCGGCGGTCAGAATAATGTCCTTGTCATCCGACGGTTCGGGCCGTAA
- the serS gene encoding serine--tRNA ligase produces the protein MIDIKLIRQNPHLFKDGAKAKKFDVDIDELLAIDATLLDVKKKLQDIATEKNRLGKEIPRLDGEKKQACLKTLSELKTLEAELEQKVKELQPQFDALMLQVPQPPAPEVPYGEDDTQNVEIRRWGTIRQFDFEPKDHIQLGQMLDIIDVERGVKLAGTRNYFLKGDGALLHYAVLRFAMDFMVLRGYKPMVVPLLMRDEAMRGTGYYPGAEEQTYRMERDELNLAGTAEVPLTAYYMGELLSEEMLPVKFVALSSCFRREAGAAGKDTYGLYRIHQFDKVEQVIIGENDEAKSIAYHQEILANSEAVLQALNLPYRVVNVCTGDLGRGQVQKFDIETWMPSRNSFGETHSASRFYEFQARRMNLRYRTAKKQNLYCHTLNNTVIASPRVLIPILELYQNADGSITIPEVLRPYMGNRERIEPKS, from the coding sequence ATGATTGATATCAAACTGATTCGCCAAAACCCGCATCTGTTTAAGGACGGCGCCAAAGCCAAAAAGTTTGATGTGGATATCGATGAACTGCTGGCCATCGACGCAACCCTTCTGGATGTCAAAAAGAAGCTGCAGGACATTGCTACCGAAAAAAACCGCCTCGGCAAGGAAATCCCGCGGCTGGACGGCGAAAAAAAACAGGCCTGTCTGAAAACCCTCAGCGAACTGAAAACACTCGAAGCCGAATTGGAACAAAAGGTCAAAGAACTTCAGCCCCAGTTCGACGCTTTGATGCTTCAGGTGCCCCAGCCCCCCGCTCCGGAAGTCCCTTACGGCGAAGACGATACCCAGAATGTCGAGATTCGCCGCTGGGGCACCATTCGACAGTTTGACTTTGAACCCAAAGACCACATCCAGCTCGGCCAGATGCTGGACATTATTGATGTCGAACGCGGCGTCAAACTGGCAGGCACCCGCAACTATTTCCTCAAAGGAGACGGAGCTCTTCTGCATTATGCTGTTCTCCGTTTTGCTATGGATTTTATGGTGCTGCGGGGCTACAAACCGATGGTTGTTCCGCTGCTGATGCGGGATGAGGCCATGCGGGGCACTGGCTACTACCCGGGAGCGGAGGAACAGACCTATCGAATGGAGCGGGATGAGCTGAATCTGGCCGGCACAGCCGAAGTGCCCCTGACGGCGTATTATATGGGCGAACTGCTTTCGGAAGAAATGCTTCCCGTCAAATTTGTCGCCTTAAGCAGCTGTTTTCGCCGGGAAGCCGGAGCCGCCGGCAAGGACACTTACGGACTCTACCGCATCCACCAATTCGACAAGGTCGAACAGGTCATTATCGGCGAAAATGACGAGGCCAAAAGCATCGCCTATCATCAGGAAATCCTCGCCAATTCCGAGGCGGTACTGCAGGCCCTCAACCTGCCCTACCGAGTCGTGAATGTCTGCACCGGCGACCTCGGACGAGGACAGGTTCAGAAGTTCGACATCGAAACCTGGATGCCCTCTCGAAATAGTTTCGGCGAGACCCACTCCGCCAGCCGCTTTTATGAATTTCAGGCCCGGCGGATGAATCTTCGCTATCGAACCGCCAAAAAACAGAATCTGTACTGCCATACGCTCAACAACACCGTTATCGCCTCCCCTCGTGTGCTGATTCCGATTCTTGAACTGTATCAGAACGCCGACGGCAGCATCACGATTCCGGAAGTGCTTCGGCCTTATATGGGCAATCGGGAACGCATCGAACCGAAATCATAA